Part of the Streptococcus ilei genome is shown below.
GAATGTCAAAAAGGGATTTGATTCGGAATATTATCATCATTGGAATATTGGGCTTGGTACTCATTACTTTGCGCCTATTTGTTTTTCAACCATTGTGGGTATCTGATCAAATGGCCAATGCCTCCGTTAAGAAAGATGATTTAGTATTAGCGACTAAGAAGGGAAAAATTGATCGGACAGATTTGGTCCTCTACCATGTAAAAGAGAAACAATATCTTGGACGTGTCATTGCGATAGAGAGCGATGAGGTCAGCTATGTGGATGATGTCTTTTATTTGAATGGTGTAGCTACAGCAGAGCCGTATTTGGATAAAATGAAGACCAAACATTTGGCGGCCCCAAGTGGCGATTATTTTACAAATGATTTTTTCTCTAGAGAACTTAAAGGAACCAAGGCAGGGAAAGTACCAAGTAATAGTTATTTAGTCCTAAACGATGATCGCAACAATACAAAAGATAGCCGTGAATTTGGTTATATTAAAGCTAGTCAGATTGAAGGGGTAGTTGATTTCCGCTTGTATCCTTTAAATAAATTCGGCTTTATTAAAATCGAAGAATAGTCCAGAAGGACTATTTTTTCTTACAAAAAAGCTACTGCAGAATATGTGAACTGCAGTAGCTTTTTATCTTTGTTTCTCCCAGTTAGAGGGCCCTAGTTTTCCTTTTTACTGGTAATTTGATGAAAGACCTTTTGCCAATGTTCATGGCGACGCCAGAGACTGGTATGGATCTGGTTATTTAATTCATAGCGAATCAGCTTAGTCTTTTGACTGATGGATTCGATCTCGAAATTCTTAAAGGGAATCTGATGCTCTTCCTGCAAACGGACCAGGTCCTCCTTGTGGCTTTCTTGGCCAAACTCATCGATGAGGGTGAAGTTGTCTGCTAGGAGGGTTGAATATTCTTGCTGA
Proteins encoded:
- the lepB gene encoding signal peptidase I, with the translated sequence MSKRDLIRNIIIIGILGLVLITLRLFVFQPLWVSDQMANASVKKDDLVLATKKGKIDRTDLVLYHVKEKQYLGRVIAIESDEVSYVDDVFYLNGVATAEPYLDKMKTKHLAAPSGDYFTNDFFSRELKGTKAGKVPSNSYLVLNDDRNNTKDSREFGYIKASQIEGVVDFRLYPLNKFGFIKIEE